The Natrinema saccharevitans genome includes the window GAGCGAAAGCACTTCGTCAAGTACGCCGGAGCCAGCGGCGACTTCAACCCGATCCACTACGACGAGCCCTACGCGACGGGGGCGGGCAACGAGAGCGTCTTCGGCCAGGGGATGTTCACCGCCGGCGTCACCTCGCGGGTCGTCGCCAACTGGTTCGACCTGCGGGACGTGAGGAGCTTCGGCGTCCGGTTCCAGTCCCGGGTCTTCCCCGGCGACACCGTCGTCGCGAGCGGCGAGGTCGCCGAGATCAACGAGGGAACGGTAGAAGCGGAACTCGAGGCCCGGACGACCGACGGCGAGACGCTGCTGACCGGGACGGCGACGGCCGCCCTCGAGTAAAAAAGACGCGTACGAACTTTTACTCCGGTACGAACACCGGAATCGCTGCGTCCTCTGAGACCTGCCAGAACCGCACCCCGACGGCAGCACCGATCTCGAGGTCGTCGGGCTCGGCGTCGAGCAGTGCGAGCAGGCGCGGCCCCTCGGCGAGGTCGATCGCGCCGACGACGTACGGCGTCCGCTCGGCGAAGCCGGGTTCGCCGGGGACGTGGCAGACGGTGTACGTGTAGATCGTGCCGACGCCCTCGCTCGCCTCGAACGGCGGGTCCTCGGCCCCGCAGGCGGTACAGACCGCCCGCGGGTACAGCTGGCGGTGACCGCAGTCACAGGCCTGATAGCGCAGTTCGCCCTCGAGGGTACCCGCCCAGAAGGGAGCCGTCGCACCGGTCGGGACCGGGACCGGCCCGTCCCACTCCTCGCGGCGGTCCTCGATGCGCCCCGTCATGATTCCCTCCGGAGGACGACGGTGCTGCTCGAGGAGAGTAATCCCCCGGTACCGTGGGCGACGGCGACCTCGGCGTCGTCGACCTGCCGGTCGCCCTCGTAGTCGCCGCGGAGCTGCCGGGCGGCCTCGATGAGGACGAAGACCCCGAAGTGGCCGGGATGACAGTACGAGAGCCCACCGCCCTGCGTGTTCATGGGGAGTTCGCCGCCCGGCGCGGTCGTCCCGCCCGAGACGAACTCGCCGCCTTCGCCCTTCTCGCAGAAGCCCAGGTCTTCGAGGGTGACTAAAGCGGTGTAGGTAAACGAGTCGTAGATCTCGGCGACGTCGACGTCGTCGTGGGTAATTCCGGCTTGATCGAAGGCCTTCGGGCCGGTTACCGCGGCCCCGGTGGTCGTCATGTCGGGCATCTCGCTGACGTCCTGGCGGTGGGTACTCGTCGAGGCAACGCCCGCGACGGCGATCTCGGGCACGCCCAGTTCCGCGGCCTTTTCCTCGCTCACGAGGACCACCGCGCCCCCGCCGTCCGAGACGAGACAGCAATCGAGCAGGTTGAACGGTTCGGCGATCTCCCGGGACTCGAGGACGTCGTCGACCGTGATCGGCTCCCGCTGGGCCGCCTTGGGATTCATCGCGGCCCACTCGCGGGTCGCGACGGCGACCTCCGCGAGCTGTTCCTCGGTGGTACCGTACTCGTGCATGTGCCGGCGCGCGGCCATCGCGTAGGCCCCCGGCGGCCGGAACAGCCCCGTCGGGCGGACGAAGCCGTCGATCGGGTGGGTCTCCTCGAGCGACTGGTCCCTGCCGGGGCCGGTCTTGCTCGTCGAGCCGTAGGCGACGACCACGACGTCGGCCTCGTCGCGGGCCATCGCGTCGCGGACGTGGCCACAGAAGTGTTCGAACGACGAGCCGCCGATCTCGGTCCCCTCGAGAAACGAGGGCTCGTCGAGGTCGAGGTACTCCGACAGCACCAGCGCGGGCATGTAGTCGTCGCCGCCGGCGACCGCGACGCCGTCGACCTCGTCGAGGGAACAGCCGGCGTCCTCGAGGGCTCGCACCGTCGCGACGGCGGCGTTGTCCAGCCAGTTCCGGTCGGGCGTCTCGCCGAGGTCGCTCTCGGCGACGCCCGCGAGGATCGGTTCAGCCACGGGTATCCCTCCGTCGGACCGGTCGTATCATCGTCTCCCGATATCTCGAGCGAACGCAAATAAGTTGTGGTAGGAGATAACATAGGTCGTGTCACGCCGTACCGAGAGCCGTCGTGTCGACGGACCCGCTGTCTAGTGATAGATACTATTTTATATCACTCAATGATATTGTGTGGCATGGATTTGGCAAGCGTTACCGAGAGTGCGAGGGAGGGGAACGTCGCGCGACTTCACGACGAGACGGTTCGGCTACACGGCGACGCACCGGCGATCGAGTACCACGGGACGACGCTGACCCACGACGACCTCAAAGCCGAGAGCGCGCGCTTCGCCGGCGGGCTGGCCGACCTCGGGCTCGAGCCGGGCGATATCATGCTCCAGTACCTGCCGAACTGCCCGCCGTACCTGATCGGCGCGCTGGGCGCGTTCAAGGCCGGCGTGATCGTCTCGCCGGTCAATCCCCAGTACCGCAAGCGCGAGTTGACCTACCAGCTCGAGGACACCGAGGCCGCGGCCGTCCTCACTCACGAGGCCCTCGAACCCTACCTCGAGGAGGCCCTCGAGACGATCGACTGGGATCCGGTCGTGATTTCGGTCGACGGCGAGGGCGAGGACGTCCACGCCTTCGCGGACGTCCGCGGCGAGGAGCGGTTCGTCGAGCGGGCCGACGACGACGTGGCGCTGCTGCCGTACACCTCGGGGACGACCGGGAAACCCAAAGGCGTCCAGTTGACCCACCGCAACTTCCGCGCCCAGACGTTTTCCGTCCTCGCACAGGAGCAGGCGCTCGAGGGCGAGGCCGTCAAGAGCCTCGTCTGGCTGCCGCTGTATCACATCACCGGCTTCACGCACACCGCCTGGCAGCCGCTGGTGCGCGGGGGCAGCGTCTACCTGCGCAGCGCGGCCAACTGGGACGGCGACGCCGCGATGAAGCTGATCGAGGAGGAGGGGATCACCCACTACGTCGGCGTCACCGCGATGTACGTCGACATGATCAACAGCGACGACTTCGGCGAGTACGACCTGACCAGCCTCGAGTCGGCCGGCGAGGGCGGAGCCAAGATGTCCGTCGCGGTCCAGGAGCAGTTCGAGAAGACCGCCGGCGTCGAGATGGCCGAGGGGTACGGGCTGACCGAGACCAACGGCGCGACCCACTCCCAGCGCAACTCGACGTTCGGCCTGCGCCACGGCACGATCGGCCAGCCGACCCGGATGACCGAGGCCAAGATCGTCGACTCGAGCGGGGAGACGGTCCCCATCGGCGAGGAAGGCGAACTCCTCGTTCGGGGGCCACAGGTGATGAAGGGCTACCACGGAATGCCCGAGGCGACCGACGAGGCCTTCACCGACGACGTCCCCGCGAGCGAAGCGAGCGGGGAGTCGGAAGACTCGTCTTCCGGAAGGTGGTTCCGGACTGGCGACATCGCCCGCCGCGACGAGGACAACTACTACGAGATCGTCGACCGGAAGAAACACATGATCAACTCGGCCGGCTACAACATCTACCCCAGCGAACTCGAGGAGTTGCTGGCCGAACACGAGGCCGTCGCCGAGGGTGCCGTGGTCAGGATTCCCGACGAGCGCCGCAACGAGGTCCCGAAAGCGTTCGTCGTCACCGCACCGGGCGTCGAACCCGGCGAGGACGTCACGGCCGAGGAGATCACGGAGTACTTCCTCGACAACGTCGCCTCCTACAAACACCCCCGCGAGGTCGAGTTCATCGAGGAACTCCCCCGGACCACCTCCGGCAAGATCCAGAAGTACAAACTCGAGGACGGCGAGGGGGACGAGTAACGCGTGACCGTCGTCGTCTCCCCGCACGTCCTCGCGGGCGGCGGGCCGCTGGTCACCGACGAGATCCGCGAGCGCCGGCCGGAGATCGACCTCGAACACGTCGAGGACGCGGACGACCTTCCGGCGGCGGTCGCCGACGCCGAGGCCCTCGTCATCCACCGGCTCCCCGACGAGGTACTCGCGGCGGCCGACGCACTCGAGTGGGTACAGGCGCTCAGCGCCGGGACCGACCGCTTCGATCACGACGCGCTGGCCGACCGCGGCGTGGCGCTGACGAACGTCTCGGGGATCCACGCGAAGCCGATCGGCCAGCAGGTCCTGGGGTACCTGCTTCACTTCGAGCGCGGGTTCGACCGCGCGATCGCTCAGCAGCGCGAACGCGAGTGGGAGCGCTACCTCGGTGGTGAACTCGGCGACCGAACCGTCGGGATCGTCGGCGTCGGCGCGATCGGCTCGAACGTGGCCGACTACTGCCGGACGTTCGACGCCCGCGTGGTCGGGACCAAGCGGGACCCGACCGACGCGCCCGAGAGCGTCGACGAGATCTACGGCCCGGACGGCCTCGAGTCGGTCCTCGCCGCGAGCGACTACCTCGTGGTCGCCTGTCCGCTGACCGACCAGACGCGGGGGCTGCTCGATGCCGACGCCCTCGCGACGCTGCCCGACGACGCGGTGCTGGTCAACATCGCCCGCGGCGGGATCGTCGACCAGTCGGCGCTCGTCGACGCGCTCGCGGCGGGCGACCTCGGCGGCGCGGCGCTTGACGTCTTCGAAGAGGAGCCACTGCCCGAATCGTCGCCGCTGTGGGCCCGCGACGACGTCCTCGTGACGCCGCATATGGCCGGCAGCACGCCCCACTACTGGGAGCGCTGTGCCGACGTCTTCCTCCGGAACTACGATCGGTTCCGCGACGGTGACCCCCTCGAGAACCGCGTCGTCTGAGCGCTTTTTTCCGGTCCGCTCGCGGCCGTACCCGTCCATAGATTGAAGGGTCGACCCGTCGACCATCGGGTATGTCAGACCTTCGCATCGACGCGATGGTACCGAAACTGGCGAACGATTCGGGCGCGGCTGCCGCCCGCGCCGAGGAACTCGGGTTCGACGGCGTCTGGACCCCCGAGATGGACAACGACGCGTTCCTGCCGCACCCGGTGATCGCCGACCGGACCGAGGAGATCCAGCAGGGGACACGAATCGCGCTCTCTTTCACCCGCAGCCCGATGGCGCTGGCCTACACCGCCTGGGACCTCGCACAGTACACCGACGGCCGGTTCGTCCTCGGCATCGGCACGCAGGTCAAAGGCCACAACGAGCGCCGCTTCAGCGTCGACTGGGAGTCGCCCGGGCCGCGACTGCGCGAGGTCGTCGAGTCGCTGCGGCACATCTTCGACGCGTTCCAGGGCGAAGCCGACCTCGAGTACGAGGGTGACCACTACTCGTTCTCGCTGATGACGGACAACTTCAATCCGGGGCCGATCGACCATCCCGAGATCCCGATCTACATCGCAGGCGTCAACGAGTACAACATCCGGCTCGCGGGCGAGCTCTGCGACGGACTGGACATGCACGTCTTCAATACCCCCGGCTACACCGACGACGTCATCGCGCCGACCGTCGCCGAGGGGGCCGACCGCGGGGAGCGGTCCCTCGAGGACGTCTCGCTCTCCGCGAGCCCGTTCGTCGTCACGGGCGAGACAGAGGACGAACGCGAGCGGTCCCGCCGGGAGGTGCGCCGTCGAATCGCCTTCTACGGGAGTACGCGAACCTACCACGACGTCCTCGAACACCACGGCTGGCGCTCGGTCGGCGAGGAGTTACACGATCTCTCGACGGACGGGAAGTGGGAAGAAATGGCCGGCCTCGTGACCGACGAGATGGTGTCGACGTTCGCGATCGAAGCGCCGCCCGAGGAACTACTCGCGGAGGCGCGGGCGGTCTACGGGGGGATCGCCGACCGGGTCGTCCTCCCGCTCGATCACGGCGAGGCCTTCCTGAACGAGTAGTAGCGAGCGCCGTCGCGGACCTCGTACTCGATTCTGCCCCGGCCCTCGAGCGTGCCGAGCGCCCCGAGCGTGTCGAGCAACTGGGCGGGATGCCGGACCTCGCCGCTGCGGTGCCGGGTTATCTCCAGGGGCGTCGCCGGCCCGACGGCGCTGACCGCCTCGAGGGTTTCGGCCGTGAGCGACTCCAGAGCCGACCGCGTACTCTCGATGGCTTCCTCGTAGTCGGTAAAGACCGGGCCGTGCCCGGGGAAAGCCCGGTCGATCGCACGGCCCTCGAGCCGGTCCATCGCGCGGTGGAAGTCGTCGACGGCGTCGTAGGCACCGTAGTCGAGGCCGACGTTGATCGCGCCCGGTCGGAACGGTTCGATGAGCGCGTCCCCCGAGAAGAGGACGCGCTCGCCGTTGACCTCGGTCGCCAGACTGGCGTGGTGAACCTGGTGGCCGGGCGTGTGGATCGGGTCGAACTCCCGGCCCGCGACGGTAACCGACTCGTCGAACGGGAACGGCACCGCCGCCTCGGGCTCGAGCAGCCGGCGATTGCGCTCGAGGGACGCTTTCGCGCGTTCGGTCTCGCGCTCGATTGCCTCGCCGCGGTACCCGGCCGACCGGCCGATCTCGCGGATCCCCGCCGCGAGGTCGGCCGGGTCGCGCTCGAGTTGCTCGAGGACGGGCCGGGGTGCGTAGACGGTCGCGCCGGCCTCGCGCAACAGCGGCACCTGTCCGATGTGATCGCTGTGGGGGTGGGTAACGACGACCGCCGCGACGTCCGCGAGGTCGTACCCCGTCGCTGCCAGCTCTTCGCGGATCGTCGCTTCGGCCCGTTCCTCGGGGTCACCGGTATCGATCAGGATCGGCGCGGGCTCCTCGATGAGGTAGGCCGCGGCGTGTTTCGGCGGCCACTCGATGTCGAAGTCGATGCGCGACACCTGCCCAGCGGCGCGTGTACCCCGCTCCGTCGACTCACTCATCTCAGATGAGTTCGCGAGCGATCGTCCGTTTCTGGATCTCGTCGGTCCCCTCGAAGATGCGGAAGACCCGCGCCGAGCGGTAGTTGCGTTCGATCGGTAGGTCCTTCATGAAGCCGGCTCCGCCGTGGACCTGCATCGCGATGTCGGCCGCGTCGTTGGCCAGTTTCGCGCCGCGGAGCTTCGCCATCGACTCCTCTTTCCGGGCGCGTTCGCCGTTGTCCATCTTCCAGGCGGCGTAGCGATAGAGTTGGCGGACCTGTTCGATGTCGGTCGCGAGTTCGGCCAACTGGAAGGAGATTCCCTGCCGGTGACCGATCGGCTTTCCGAACGTCTCCCGGTCGCGGGCGTACTCGAGGGACATGTCCAGCAGGAACTCGGCCGTCCCGACCGCGCCGGCGGCGATGTTGATTCGACCGCCGCCGATCCAGTCCATCGCGGACTGAAAGCCCGCGTCGACCTCGCCCAGCACCTGCTCCTCGCCGACGCGGCAGTCGTCGAAGTGGAGTTCGGCGTGCGTCCCGGGCGTCATCCCCATCGCGCGGTGGATCTTCCCGACCTCGAAGCCGGGCGTCTCCTTGTCGACGAGGAAGCAGGTGATCCCGCTGAGGTCGCCGTCGTCGCCGCTGGTCCGGGCGAAGACCATCGCGAAGTCGGCGTAGGGCGCGTTCGTGATGTAGACCTTCTGGCCGTTGATGACCCACTCGTCGCCGTCCTTCTCGGCGCGGGTGTCCATGTGGTGGGCGTCGCTGCCGTGGCCCGGCTCGGTCAGGGCGAAACAGGTCGTGATCTCGCCGTCCATCAGCGGCTCCAGATACTCCTCGCGCTGGCGCTCGTCGCAGTTCAACAGGATCGGCGTCGGTCCGCCCGCGCCGCCGAAGATGGAACTGTGAAAGCCCGGCGGCCGGTTGGACATGTGTTCGCCGACGATGGCGCGAGTGAGGATGTCGACGTCGCCGCCGCCGACCTCCTCGGGCATCGTCATGCCGTAAAAGCCCGCCTCGACGGATTTCTGGCGAATCTCCTCGACGATGTTGCGGTACTCGGGGACCTGCCGATGCTCGTCGTCGACGATTTCCTTCTCGTAGTCCGCGCCGAGGAACTGATCGTACTCGTTCTCGAGCGGGGCGACCTCCTGATCGATGAAGTCGTCGAGTGCCTTCTTGATCTGGACGGCTTCGGACGGTTCGCTGAAGTCCATAATCTACGTCACATCACGCCCTACATAAACGTTACCATGGGAATCGTTTTCAGCCACCATAGTACAGGTCGAGCGCCTCGAATCCGTCGTTTCGAGCCCGAACGACCGACGATCCGGATCCGAATTGATTTTTTCGCCCGCAGCTGGCGTTCAGCAGAGCGGAACAGCTTTGACACCCATCGTTGAATACGGCGTATGGCAACACCAGACACGGACGGAGGGAATCGGGTCGATGCGGTGGTGAAGACCCTCGATATTCTCGAGGCGCTGTGGCAGGCCGAAGGGGCCGGCGTCACCGAACTCACCGAGCGAACGGGAGTAGCAAAGAGTACGGTACACGCCCATCTGACGACGCTGCGGTCGAAGGGGTACGTCGTCCAAGAGGGCGACGAATACCGGCTGAGCCTCCGGTTTCTCTCGTTCGGGGAACACGTCAAACACGCTGAGCCGCTGTACGAAGCCGCCGACGCACCGATCGACGAACTGTCGGCACAGGTCGGCGAGCGCGTCCTCTGTTCGACACACCAGAACGGGCTCGGGACGGTTATCAACGTCAGCGAGGGGACGCGCTCTTTCACCAGCGACATCGACATCGGGACTCACACCTACCTCCACAACTCGGCCGGCGGCAAGGCGATGCTCGCTCACTTCGACGAGGAGCGAGTCGAGGACATCATCGACCAGTGGGGGCTCCCGGCGTTCTCCGAGAACACGATTACCGATCGAGAGACCCTCTTCGACGAACTCGACGCGATTCGAGAGGAAGGCGTCGCGTACAACCAGGGAGAGTACCTCCGGGGGATCAGCGCGATCGGCGCACCGATCCTGGACAACGACGGCACCGTCTACGGGGCGGTCACCGTCGCCGGCCCACAACACCGCCTCGAGAACGAGTGGGAGAAAAACGACCTGCGTGACCGGTTGCTGTCGACGGCGAACACGATCGAAGTCAACGTGATGTTCTCGTAGCCGTTCAGTCAGACCGAACGCGGTCGGTCGAGGCGAGACGACCGCGGATCGAAATCGATCGTCGTGGTCGATCCCGGGACCCCGCACCGACTCCGCATTGGTTTACAGTCATATGTCCGTAAACCCCCGGGGCGATCGGTCGGAAGCCGCCGTCGCTGCCGGCGCCGATCGACCGACGAGGGATCAGTTCGACGGAGCCGCTGCGCGAAGTCGGACCACATAACTATCGGTTTTCAAGGTATGAATAGAAACTGGTATTTCTGTCGCCACGGATGACGGTCCGATCGAACTCGAGAAACACTCGCGAATCGTCACGGACGACCGTTAAATCGGACGACAAGCGACGAACCTGCCGGATTATTCGAGAGCGGAACGAGGGAAGCGGTTCGGACGGCGTACCGCTCGAGAAACGTCCCGTGTCGGCCACTATTAGACGATACAATGCCGTCAGACTCGTTTTACGGACGTGACCGTATAGCCGCCGAGCCATCGACCGGAGTCCGGTCGAACGGCCCTTGTTCGAGGGGATAAATTGGTAATTTCAATAGGATTTTCCAAATACTTTCTGCTCCTATATATTTCTTGGACATCACGACGGGGTTGCCGCGAGTGGCCGGCCTCGAGCGACGGATTACACTGTTTTCGCGACGACCGAGTTCGATGAACATCGGCAGAATACGGGTCGTAAATCATGAACGAATTTATGTGGTGGCCGTCCAATAGGACCGTATGCGACTCGAAGACAAGACAGTAGTTATCACGGGCGCGGCGTCGGGGATCGGTCGGTCGACCGCCGAGCGGTGCGCCGAGGAAGGGGCACGCGTCATCGTCACGGACGTCGACGTCGAGGGCGGCGAAGAGACCGTCGAGACCATCGAGGCAGCCGGCGGCGAAGCCGAGTTCGCCGAACTCGACGTCACCGACAGCGAGGGGTTTCACGACGTCGTCGACGCCGTAGCCGACGACTACGGCATCGACGTGATGGTCAACAACGCCGGCACCGGCCACCCCGGCGGGAGCCTCGAGGACCTCGACGACGAGACCCGGGACTTCGTGATCGACATCAACATCAAGGGCGTCTGGAACGGCTGTTCGGCCGCCTTGCCCCACATGAAAGACCAGGGCCACGGTTCGATCGTCAACGTCGGCTCGCTGGCGAGCATCCTCGGGCTCCCCAAGCAGGCGGCCTACTCGACGACCAAAGCCGCCGTGTTGAACATGACCCGGACGGTCGCGGCCGAGGCCGGCCCCTACGGCGTCCGCGCGAACGCCGTCTGTCCCGGCTTCACCGAGACCCAGATGCTCGAGGGCTTTCTCGCACAGCAGGACGATCCCGAGGTCGCCAGAGCGGAGATGGCCGAGGACTACCCGCTCAAGCGGCTGGGCGAGCCCGCAGAGATCGCGAACGCGATCCTCTTTCTGGCCAGCGACGAGGCCTCGTTCGTCAGCGGCCACGGGCTGGTCGTCGACGGCGGGTTCTCGACCTGCTGACTACGCCTCGCGGGTCAGCGCCACGCTCGCGAGCTGGTCGCCCGCGGTCACCGTCGCCTCGCGCGTGAGCGCATAGAGGAGGCCGCCCCGTTTCGTGCGGGCCTCCTGAAGCGCGTCGTAGGTCGTCGGGTCGTACACCGTCCCGATCGGCGCACCCTCGGCGACCTCGTCGCCGACGGCGAGCCCGGGCGTCGGCCGGAAGAGTCCGGCGTCGGCCGCGGAAACCTGCCCGAGGTGGTTGCGGGCGCTCCGCTGGTCGCGCTCGGGGACCGCACCGGGGAGCGCGTCGAGGTGTCGACAGACGTCCACCAGCCCCGTCACGCCCGTCTCGACGACGTCCTCGATGATCCGTTTGTTGTGGGCGAGTTCGGGCGTGATCGCGGGGATCCCCTCGTCCGCGGCGGCGACCCGAAGTTTGCCGGCGAAGCCCCGCCGGTGCCACTCGTCGGGGACGTCCTCGCCGGCCCCCTCGGCCAGCAGGAGATCGGTTCCGAAGGCGGTCGCGAGGCCGCGGGAGTACTCGTCTCCCTCACGATAGACGACGTGGGGGAGCATGTCGGGACTCCCCGTGTGGAGGTCGACGACGGCGTCAGCCGCCGTGACGTATTCCCACAGTCGGGCGGCCATCCGCTGGTGGAGGGTGCCGTCCGCGTCGCCCGGCCAGATCCGGTTCATGTTCGGGTGGACGCCGTCGAGTGGCTCCGGCGTGGTGTAGGAAACGCGGTCGAACGTCAGCGGGTTCGCGACGGGGACCGCGATCACGGTTCCGGACAGCGACTCGAGGGGGAGTCGCTCGTGGAACCGCCGGAGGACTTCGGTGCCGTTGATCTCGCGGCCGTGCTGGGCCGCCTGGACGTACAGCGTCGGCCCGGACTCCGCGCCGCGATAGGTGTGGACCGTCGTCGTCAGGTCGACGCCCGACGGGAGCCGCGCGAGCGTCAGCCGTTCCGCCGTGTGCGTTCTCTCAGTCATGAGCGGTCGTTCCACGGCCCGCGGTATGTAGCTGCGGCCGACCGCTGTCACGAACGGATGGAGAGAGCAGTCAGTCAGGACGGACGTATTCGGAGAGGGTCGCCGCGGCCTCGTCGACGACGCCCCCCTCGAGTCGTCCCTGATAGCGCTCGATCAGATCGGCATCGATCGAAGTGACCGACCACGGCATGATCGAACTCGAGCGAGGAGCGCCGCCCTCTACCCAGTCGTCCGCCGCGAGGGGAATTCGCTCCTCGTACCACGTTCGAGTCGTAAGCGAGAGGGAGATGTACTGTTCGCCGTGGAAGGGCGTCGTTTCGCGACCGACGACGAGAGACGGTCGGCCGCTCGAACCGTCTTTGAAGGGATCGATCGCGATGGCGACATCGCCGCGCTCGTACCCCATCGCTATTCGCCCTCGGCGGCGTGTTCCCGCCACTCCTCGAGATCCTCCGTCCCGTATCGCTCGTCCAGCGACTCGAGGAGCCGGTGTGCCTCGTACGCGTCGCGGACCGTGTCCGGGTCACCGATCGCCCAGTAGTCGCCCTTGTGGCGGACGAGATCGCGGTCCTCGAGACGGCTGAGAACCGTTCCGATCGAATTCTTCTTGACGTCGACCCGGGCCGCGATTTCGGAGGGGGTGTACGCCGCGTCGTCGTTCGCAGCGAGGAATCGAACGACCTTCTCGGCGTTCGTGAGCCCGTTTAGCTCCTCGCTCGAACGCTTGTCGAAGGTGTCGATGTCGATCGGCATGTGGGTCAGTAGGGTATTCGAAGTCAAAGATGTTACTCTGTAAGTGATGTAATTGACCGTCCGGATCGGGCTGCAGCGGGCGAGACCACTACCGTTTTCACTCGGCCCGCCGTCGCGGACGGTATGGGAGACGTTACTGCCACCCTGCACACGAACCGCGGCGACATCGAGGTCGAACTCTACGACGAGCGGGCCCCCCGAACCGTCGACAACTTCGTCGGGCTCGCGACCGGCGGCAAGACCTGGACCGACCCGGAGACGGGCGAGGAGATCGAGGGTGAGCCCCTGTACGACGACGTTGCCTTCCACCGCGTCATCGAGGGCTTCATGATCCAGGGCGGCGACCCGACCGAGACCGGCCGCGGCGGCCCCGGCTACCAGTTCGACGACGAGTTCCACGACGAGCTGCGCCACGACGACGCGGGGATCCTGAGCATGGCCAACTCCGGGCCCGACACCAACGGCTCGCAGTTCTTCATCACGCTCGACGCCCAGCCCCACCTCGACGACCGCCACGCGGTCTTCGGCAAAGTGACCGACGGCATGGACGTCGTTCGCGAGATCGGCAGCGTCGAGACCGACGCCAACGACCAGCCCCAGGAGGAAGTCGTCCTCGAGTCGGT containing:
- a CDS encoding SDR family NAD(P)-dependent oxidoreductase → MRLEDKTVVITGAASGIGRSTAERCAEEGARVIVTDVDVEGGEETVETIEAAGGEAEFAELDVTDSEGFHDVVDAVADDYGIDVMVNNAGTGHPGGSLEDLDDETRDFVIDINIKGVWNGCSAALPHMKDQGHGSIVNVGSLASILGLPKQAAYSTTKAAVLNMTRTVAAEAGPYGVRANAVCPGFTETQMLEGFLAQQDDPEVARAEMAEDYPLKRLGEPAEIANAILFLASDEASFVSGHGLVVDGGFSTC
- a CDS encoding succinylglutamate desuccinylase/aspartoacylase family protein, which encodes MTERTHTAERLTLARLPSGVDLTTTVHTYRGAESGPTLYVQAAQHGREINGTEVLRRFHERLPLESLSGTVIAVPVANPLTFDRVSYTTPEPLDGVHPNMNRIWPGDADGTLHQRMAARLWEYVTAADAVVDLHTGSPDMLPHVVYREGDEYSRGLATAFGTDLLLAEGAGEDVPDEWHRRGFAGKLRVAAADEGIPAITPELAHNKRIIEDVVETGVTGLVDVCRHLDALPGAVPERDQRSARNHLGQVSAADAGLFRPTPGLAVGDEVAEGAPIGTVYDPTTYDALQEARTKRGGLLYALTREATVTAGDQLASVALTREA
- a CDS encoding growth inhibitor, encoding MGYERGDVAIAIDPFKDGSSGRPSLVVGRETTPFHGEQYISLSLTTRTWYEERIPLAADDWVEGGAPRSSSIMPWSVTSIDADLIERYQGRLEGGVVDEAAATLSEYVRPD
- a CDS encoding MarR family transcriptional regulator; this encodes MPIDIDTFDKRSSEELNGLTNAEKVVRFLAANDDAAYTPSEIAARVDVKKNSIGTVLSRLEDRDLVRHKGDYWAIGDPDTVRDAYEAHRLLESLDERYGTEDLEEWREHAAEGE
- a CDS encoding peptidylprolyl isomerase; its protein translation is MGDVTATLHTNRGDIEVELYDERAPRTVDNFVGLATGGKTWTDPETGEEIEGEPLYDDVAFHRVIEGFMIQGGDPTETGRGGPGYQFDDEFHDELRHDDAGILSMANSGPDTNGSQFFITLDAQPHLDDRHAVFGKVTDGMDVVREIGSVETDANDQPQEEVVLESVSVDYE